A single window of Polaribacter sp. SA4-10 DNA harbors:
- a CDS encoding RagB/SusD family nutrient uptake outer membrane protein has protein sequence MQQKFKYLIVIMLFSLGAISCHEDLNQSPIDPDSFTEEDVFSSATEAQGALAKLYASLALTGQQGPAGQADIQDIDEGFSQYSRMLFNLNELTTDHAVVGWGDAGLPDLHGLYWSGSNDFSEAMYYRLAQEVSFCNSFIANAEALADTEIASYIAEARFLRAFTYYNLLDLYGNVPLVTSVTTELPSQATRTDLFNFIETELLEIQDQLKASGANEYGRVDKVAAWALLSKLYLNAEVWTGTAKYNESVTFSNNVMSSSYSINTTDANGNGSAYDELFLADNNTNGAQNEFIFALNFDGLRSQTYGGSTFLVHAAIGGNMNATDFGVNGGWGGLRTTKNLVNKFNVDVTKLNNNLGTISKWGLVGDATLNSWDGPDMEMYETGNNTYALYADLTSGEMKFRFDEDWGNNYGDDTTDGTLESGGSNIPITTAGTYFITLDLNTLTYTIMPFVGDSRGMFHKDGQTLEIEEIPSFENGYAVTKFKNIDSNGNQGSDAAGDFVDTDLPLIRLAEIYLNYAEATLRGGAGDLGLAVTKINELRERAFGNSNGNIGSGDLTLDYVLDERSRELYWEGQRRTDLIRYNYFTSDTYLWPFKGDSKDGVGTDSFRNIFPLPNNIITTNPNLIQNPGY, from the coding sequence ATGCAACAAAAATTTAAATATTTAATTGTAATCATGTTATTCTCTCTAGGAGCTATATCATGTCACGAAGATCTGAATCAATCTCCTATTGATCCAGATAGTTTTACAGAAGAAGATGTGTTTTCAAGTGCAACAGAAGCACAAGGAGCACTTGCTAAATTATATGCTAGTTTAGCGTTAACAGGACAACAAGGTCCTGCAGGACAAGCAGACATACAAGATATTGATGAAGGTTTTTCACAATATTCAAGAATGTTATTTAACTTAAATGAATTAACAACAGACCACGCAGTAGTAGGTTGGGGAGATGCCGGTTTACCTGATTTACATGGTTTATATTGGTCTGGTAGTAATGACTTTTCTGAGGCAATGTATTATAGATTGGCGCAAGAAGTATCTTTTTGTAATTCTTTTATAGCGAACGCAGAAGCATTAGCAGACACAGAAATAGCTAGTTATATAGCAGAAGCTCGTTTTTTAAGAGCATTTACGTACTATAATTTATTAGATTTATATGGTAATGTTCCTTTAGTAACTTCTGTAACTACAGAATTACCATCACAGGCAACAAGAACAGATTTATTTAATTTTATAGAAACTGAATTATTAGAAATTCAAGATCAATTAAAAGCTAGTGGTGCTAATGAATATGGTAGAGTAGATAAAGTTGCTGCTTGGGCACTATTATCTAAACTATATTTAAATGCAGAAGTTTGGACGGGTACTGCTAAGTACAATGAATCAGTTACATTTTCTAATAATGTGATGTCATCTAGTTATTCAATAAACACAACAGATGCTAATGGAAACGGAAGTGCATATGACGAGTTGTTTTTAGCTGACAATAACACAAATGGTGCGCAAAACGAGTTTATTTTTGCTTTAAACTTTGATGGTCTTAGATCTCAAACTTATGGTGGTTCTACATTTTTAGTACATGCTGCAATAGGTGGAAATATGAATGCTACTGATTTTGGAGTTAATGGTGGCTGGGGAGGCTTAAGAACCACAAAAAACTTAGTTAATAAATTTAATGTAGATGTTACAAAACTTAATAATAATTTAGGAACAATTTCTAAATGGGGATTAGTAGGAGATGCTACACTTAACTCATGGGATGGACCAGACATGGAAATGTATGAAACAGGTAATAATACCTATGCATTGTATGCTGATTTAACTAGTGGAGAAATGAAGTTTAGGTTTGATGAAGATTGGGGTAATAATTATGGTGATGATACTACAGATGGTACATTAGAGTCTGGTGGTTCAAATATTCCTATAACTACAGCAGGAACTTATTTTATCACTTTAGATTTAAATACATTAACCTATACAATTATGCCTTTTGTTGGAGATAGTAGAGGTATGTTTCATAAAGACGGTCAAACACTAGAAATAGAAGAAATTCCATCTTTTGAAAATGGTTATGCTGTTACTAAATTTAAAAACATTGATTCTAATGGGAATCAAGGATCTGATGCTGCTGGTGATTTTGTAGATACAGATTTACCATTAATTAGATTAGCCGAAATTTATTTAAACTATGCAGAAGCAACACTTAGAGGTGGTGCTGGAGACTTAGGTTTAGCAGTTACTAAAATAAATGAATTAAGAGAAAGAGCTTTTGGAAATTCTAATGGAAATATTGGTAGCGGAGACTTAACTTTAGACTATGTATTAGACGAAAGATCTCGTGAATTATATTGGGAAGGTCAAAGAAGAACAGATCTAATAAGATATAATTATTTTACATCAGATACTTATTTATGGCCTTTTAAAGGAGATTCTAAAGACGGTGTTGGTACTGACAGTTTTAGAAATATATTTCCATTACCAAATAATATTATAACAACTAATCCTAATTTAATTCAAAATCCAGGATACTAA